Proteins encoded within one genomic window of Flavobacterium oreochromis:
- a CDS encoding type II toxin-antitoxin system RelE/ParE family toxin, whose translation MAKYFLTNKALEDLSKIWDYTYEVWSEKQADKYYFELLNDCQELAENQILGKNYEEIKNEVFSYQSGKHLIFYRILNAHEIEITRILHSRMDLKNRIQE comes from the coding sequence ATGGCTAAATATTTCCTAACTAACAAAGCTCTTGAAGATTTATCAAAAATTTGGGATTATACATACGAAGTCTGGTCAGAAAAACAAGCAGACAAATATTATTTTGAACTCTTAAATGACTGTCAAGAATTAGCAGAAAATCAAATATTGGGTAAAAATTATGAAGAAATAAAAAATGAAGTTTTCAGTTACCAATCTGGTAAACACCTAATTTTTTACAGAATTTTAAATGCTCACGAAATTGAAATAACTAGAATCTTACATTCAAGAATGGATTTAAAAAATAGAATTCAAGAATAA
- a CDS encoding type II toxin-antitoxin system ParD family antitoxin: protein MGRNTSVSLGNYFETFVDNRITEGRFKNASEVIRAGLRLLEEEENKIIALKKAINEGIESGIVKDFNPKEHLETLKARKRNG, encoded by the coding sequence ATGGGACGTAACACATCTGTTTCTTTAGGTAATTATTTTGAGACTTTTGTTGACAACAGAATCACTGAAGGTAGATTTAAAAACGCTAGCGAAGTTATTCGTGCTGGTCTAAGATTATTAGAAGAAGAAGAAAACAAAATAATTGCACTTAAAAAGGCAATTAATGAAGGAATTGAAAGTGGAATTGTAAAAGATTTTAATCCAAAAGAGCATCTTGAAACATTAAAAGCCAGAAAAAGAAATGGCTAA
- a CDS encoding thymidine kinase, giving the protein MFLENTVNPKEQFGWIEVICGSMFSGKTEELIRRLKRAQFAKQKVEIFKPSIDTRYDDEMVVSHNKNEIRSTPVPAAANIRILAQGCDVVGIDEAQFFDEEIVSVCNDLANAGVRVIVAGLDMDFKGNPFGPMPALMATAEYVTKVHAVCTRTGNLAHYSHRKTANNSLVLLGEKEEYEPLSRAAYFNAMRNNIEVVDEQIIKKEKDK; this is encoded by the coding sequence ATGTTTTTAGAAAATACAGTAAACCCAAAAGAACAGTTTGGATGGATTGAAGTAATCTGTGGATCAATGTTTTCAGGAAAAACGGAAGAATTAATCCGTAGATTAAAAAGAGCTCAGTTTGCTAAACAAAAGGTAGAAATTTTTAAACCAAGTATTGATACACGCTATGATGATGAAATGGTAGTTTCTCATAATAAAAATGAGATTCGTTCAACCCCTGTGCCAGCAGCTGCTAATATTCGTATTTTAGCTCAAGGTTGTGATGTAGTGGGTATTGATGAGGCGCAATTTTTTGATGAAGAAATAGTATCTGTTTGCAATGATTTAGCAAATGCAGGTGTAAGAGTAATTGTAGCTGGTTTAGATATGGATTTTAAAGGAAATCCTTTTGGTCCTATGCCAGCTTTAATGGCTACGGCAGAATATGTTACAAAAGTACATGCGGTATGTACTCGTACAGGAAATTTAGCGCATTATAGTCATAGAAAAACAGCTAACAACAGTTTAGTACTTTTAGGAGAAAAGGAAGAATATGAGCCTTTAAGTAGAGCCGCTTATTTTAATGCTATGCGTAATAATATTGAAGTAGTTGATGAACAAATTATAAAGAAAGAAAAGGATAAATAA
- the fabG gene encoding 3-oxoacyl-[acyl-carrier-protein] reductase, producing MKLLEGKVAIITGASRGIGKGIAEVFAKNGANVAFTYSSSAESALALENELIALGVKAKGYKSNAADFTESQKLIDDVLAEFGTIDILINNAGVTKDNLLMRMSEEDFDAVIDINLKSVFNMTKAVQKTMLKNRAGSIINMSSVVGVKGNAGQANYAASKAGMIGFTKSIALELGSRNIRCNAIAPGFIETEMTAKLNEEVVQGWRDTIPLRRGGKPEDIANACVFLASDMSAYVTGQVLNVDGGMLT from the coding sequence ATGAAATTATTAGAAGGAAAAGTAGCTATTATTACAGGTGCTAGTCGTGGTATTGGTAAAGGGATAGCAGAAGTATTTGCTAAAAACGGAGCTAATGTAGCTTTTACTTATAGTTCATCTGCAGAAAGCGCATTAGCATTAGAAAATGAATTAATTGCGTTAGGGGTTAAAGCAAAAGGATATAAATCGAATGCTGCTGATTTTACTGAATCACAAAAATTAATAGATGATGTTTTAGCTGAATTTGGTACAATAGATATTCTTATAAATAATGCAGGAGTTACAAAAGATAACTTATTAATGAGAATGTCAGAAGAAGATTTTGATGCAGTAATAGATATAAACTTAAAGTCTGTATTCAATATGACCAAAGCAGTACAAAAAACAATGTTAAAAAACCGTGCTGGATCCATTATTAATATGAGTAGTGTAGTAGGAGTAAAAGGAAATGCTGGTCAAGCAAATTATGCTGCCTCTAAAGCAGGTATGATTGGTTTTACTAAATCGATAGCATTAGAATTAGGATCTCGAAATATTCGTTGTAATGCTATAGCTCCAGGTTTTATTGAAACAGAAATGACAGCTAAATTAAACGAAGAAGTGGTACAAGGCTGGAGAGATACAATTCCTTTAAGAAGAGGTGGTAAACCAGAAGATATTGCAAATGCTTGTGTGTTTTTAGCTTCTGATATGAGTGCTTATGTTACAGGTCAAGTATTAAATGTAGATGGAGGAATGTTAACTTAG
- a CDS encoding oligosaccharide flippase family protein yields the protein MEEENLNIKSYNKTFVNTLSFGLVQFINVVIALFKGKIMAVFLGPSGIALNNLFNSTLNIVSTFSLFGLELSVVREISNNLEYDDKKALEKSTNISILLFLFSAFFGALLTLIFAKQLSLFTFNSFRYYNEFVCLSLCVLFTILGKGIQTIFKSLQMIRDIIISSIYISIFSFLLSSFFFYTNKEQGVIYSILGSAFISFIISFFYLLKNKIKVNFKLDRTVLLYAKKIIQLGFVLIIASLLALVTNQIINVFIEKRGGLKDLGLYSAAISLTTQYVGFLLTALATDFFPRLSMVSKNNDKIKQLVNEQTDVVVLLVSPLLILLIILAPLLVQLFLSKEFIDSVLLIRLISFATFFQLVSYCMGYISFAKSDKIFYLLFEGVYGNLIKLVFYIYFYIYHGINGLGFAYLIHFFQYNILIYLIVKKRYSFEFERSILKNSIVMMFLLAIVVLIFICQKSTYWSYIVSFFIFLFSIKYSFNELKKNKVATNPILSDLTYRINKFLKKEF from the coding sequence ATGGAAGAAGAAAACCTAAATATTAAAAGTTATAATAAAACCTTCGTTAATACACTAAGTTTTGGACTTGTACAGTTTATAAATGTTGTAATTGCCTTATTTAAAGGTAAAATAATGGCTGTTTTTTTAGGACCTTCAGGTATTGCTTTAAATAATCTTTTTAATTCTACCCTAAATATTGTTTCTACTTTTAGTTTGTTTGGTTTAGAGCTAAGTGTTGTACGGGAAATATCAAATAATTTGGAATATGATGATAAAAAGGCGTTAGAAAAAAGTACTAATATTTCTATTTTATTGTTTTTATTTTCAGCTTTTTTTGGTGCCTTATTGACCTTAATTTTTGCTAAACAATTAAGTTTGTTTACCTTTAATTCATTTAGATATTATAATGAGTTTGTTTGTTTGTCATTATGTGTATTGTTTACGATTTTAGGAAAAGGTATACAAACTATTTTCAAATCCTTACAAATGATAAGAGATATTATTATCTCAAGTATCTATATTTCTATTTTTAGTTTTTTATTATCAAGTTTCTTCTTTTACACTAATAAAGAGCAAGGCGTCATTTATTCAATTTTAGGCTCAGCATTTATCAGTTTTATAATTTCATTTTTTTATTTACTAAAAAATAAAATAAAAGTAAATTTTAAATTGGATCGTACCGTTTTATTGTATGCTAAAAAAATTATACAGTTAGGTTTTGTTTTAATTATAGCTTCTCTTTTAGCCTTAGTTACGAATCAAATAATAAATGTTTTTATAGAAAAAAGAGGAGGTTTAAAGGATTTAGGGTTGTATTCAGCTGCTATTTCATTGACAACTCAATATGTAGGTTTTCTATTAACAGCATTAGCAACTGATTTTTTTCCTAGATTGTCTATGGTGTCTAAAAATAATGATAAAATTAAACAGTTAGTTAATGAGCAAACAGATGTGGTTGTTTTGTTAGTTTCTCCATTATTAATTTTATTAATAATTTTAGCACCTCTTTTAGTACAATTATTTTTATCTAAAGAATTTATTGATTCTGTTTTATTAATTCGATTAATTTCTTTTGCAACTTTTTTTCAATTAGTTTCTTATTGTATGGGATATATCTCTTTTGCTAAAAGTGATAAAATATTTTATCTTCTTTTTGAAGGTGTATATGGAAATTTAATTAAACTAGTGTTTTATATCTATTTTTATATCTATCATGGAATTAATGGCTTAGGATTTGCTTATTTAATTCACTTTTTTCAATACAATATATTAATTTATTTGATAGTTAAAAAACGTTATTCGTTTGAATTTGAGCGATCAATTTTAAAAAATAGCATCGTCATGATGTTTTTGTTAGCCATTGTTGTTTTGATATTTATTTGTCAAAAATCAACTTATTGGAGTTATATCGTATCTTTTTTTATATTCTTATTTAGTATAAAATATTCTTTTAATGAATTAAAAAAGAATAAGGTAGCAACAAATCCAATATTGAGTGATTTAACATATAGAATTAATAAATTTTTAAAAAAAGAATTTTAA
- the alr gene encoding alanine racemase, with protein sequence MYSRVAQLIVSNRITRVICIGSTITKFKNLFLNTISFESTASFVNTFDTLDFSDETILIKGARVFEFEKIVSLLEEKKHETVLEINLNSLSHNFNYYKTKIKSTTKIMGMVKAFGYGSGSFEIAKLLAHHKVDYLGVAFADEGIELKKAGIEVPIMVMNPEMTSFKSIIKHGLEPEIYSLRGLKAFIKILEEKKKEQYPIHIKINTGMNRLGFDEEVIPDLIEVIQTNKWIKIKTILSHFAESDNAIDKTFSLKQIRLFDILSNQIINVLDYKPIRHICNSSGISNYPEGEFDMVRLGVGMYGVSNDLTEMKYLETVGTLKSVISQIRTLKIGDTVGYNRRFVVEKPMRMAVIPVGYADGISRKWGRGVGYLLVNGQKAPILGSICMDMLMIDVTNIACAEGNEVIIFGKDLPVTVIATAIDTIPYEILTGISRRVSRIFYRE encoded by the coding sequence TTGTATTCTAGAGTAGCACAGCTTATTGTATCGAATAGGATTACAAGAGTTATTTGTATTGGAAGTACAATTACTAAATTTAAAAATTTATTTTTAAATACTATTTCTTTTGAATCAACAGCTTCTTTTGTTAATACCTTTGATACTCTTGATTTTTCAGATGAAACTATTTTGATTAAGGGAGCTCGTGTTTTTGAGTTTGAAAAGATTGTTTCCTTATTAGAGGAAAAAAAGCATGAAACTGTTTTAGAAATTAATTTAAATTCCTTAAGTCATAATTTTAATTATTATAAAACTAAAATAAAATCAACAACCAAAATAATGGGAATGGTAAAAGCTTTTGGTTATGGAAGTGGAAGCTTTGAAATAGCTAAATTATTAGCACATCATAAAGTTGATTATTTAGGGGTAGCTTTCGCAGATGAAGGGATAGAATTGAAAAAAGCAGGAATTGAAGTTCCTATTATGGTTATGAATCCTGAAATGACAAGTTTTAAATCAATTATTAAACATGGGTTAGAACCTGAAATTTATAGTTTACGTGGTTTAAAAGCTTTTATAAAAATTTTAGAAGAAAAAAAGAAAGAGCAATATCCTATACATATTAAGATTAATACAGGAATGAATCGTCTAGGATTTGATGAAGAAGTAATTCCAGACTTAATAGAGGTAATTCAAACTAATAAATGGATTAAGATCAAAACAATTTTATCCCATTTTGCTGAAAGTGATAATGCTATTGATAAAACGTTTAGTTTAAAACAAATACGATTGTTTGATATTCTTTCCAATCAAATTATCAATGTTTTAGATTATAAACCTATCCGTCATATTTGTAATTCTTCTGGAATTAGTAATTATCCTGAAGGTGAGTTTGATATGGTTCGATTAGGAGTAGGTATGTACGGGGTTTCTAATGATTTAACTGAAATGAAATATTTAGAAACAGTAGGAACCTTAAAATCTGTTATTTCACAAATTAGAACATTAAAAATAGGTGATACCGTTGGGTATAATCGTCGTTTTGTTGTAGAAAAACCAATGCGTATGGCTGTAATTCCAGTTGGTTATGCAGATGGAATATCTAGAAAATGGGGGAGAGGAGTTGGTTATCTTTTAGTTAATGGTCAAAAAGCACCTATTTTAGGAAGTATTTGTATGGATATGCTTATGATAGATGTAACAAATATAGCTTGTGCAGAAGGAAATGAAGTAATTATTTTTGGAAAAGATTTGCCTGTAACAGTTATAGCTACTGCTATTGACACTATTCCTTACGAGATATTAACAGGTATTTCACGTCGTGTGTCGAGGATTTTCTACAGAGAATAA
- a CDS encoding cytochrome-c peroxidase yields MKKLTYLSLCSIFSIACESNNNSYLKIPETTEAYPNVVSTFSNKIDLNNLYNYANQTIPQYITKSNTGSNLITDKGATLGRVLFYDKNLSSNNTISCASCHQQINAFSDTELASKGVNGTTDRHSMRLVNNRFANETKFFWDERATSLEFQVTQPIRNHTEMGFSGTNGDLDFNALISKLNTISYYKELFKFVYGSEEITETKIQLALAQFVKSIQSFDSKYDIGRALVANDNQSFPNFTTQENVGKNLFLTPSTFDATGNRISGGLGCASCHAAPEFDINPNSKNNGIGGSINGGSDFTITKAPSLRDLVKTDGTVNSPMMHTGVITTLQAVIGHYGNLTHAAVNNPNLDNKLKPNGFGQQLHLNTTEVNAVIAFLKTLSGTNVYTDPKWSTPFKT; encoded by the coding sequence ATGAAAAAACTAACCTACTTATCATTATGCTCAATCTTTAGCATAGCTTGTGAGTCTAATAATAACTCATATCTAAAAATCCCTGAAACAACAGAAGCTTATCCTAATGTTGTATCTACTTTTAGCAATAAAATAGACTTAAACAATCTATATAACTATGCTAATCAAACAATTCCTCAATATATAACTAAATCTAACACAGGTTCAAATCTTATAACTGATAAAGGGGCTACTTTAGGAAGAGTATTGTTTTATGATAAAAATCTTTCTTCTAATAATACTATTTCTTGCGCTAGTTGTCATCAGCAAATCAACGCTTTTAGCGATACTGAATTAGCAAGTAAAGGAGTTAATGGCACTACTGATAGACATTCTATGCGACTAGTTAATAATCGTTTTGCTAATGAAACAAAGTTTTTTTGGGATGAACGTGCTACTAGTCTAGAATTTCAAGTTACTCAACCAATCAGAAATCATACTGAAATGGGATTTAGTGGTACAAATGGTGATTTAGATTTTAATGCACTAATAAGTAAATTAAATACAATTTCTTATTACAAAGAACTTTTTAAGTTTGTATATGGTTCTGAAGAAATTACTGAAACAAAAATACAACTTGCTCTAGCTCAATTTGTAAAAAGTATACAATCTTTTGATTCTAAATATGATATAGGTAGAGCACTTGTTGCAAATGACAACCAATCATTTCCTAACTTTACAACGCAAGAAAATGTAGGGAAAAATTTATTTCTTACACCTTCAACATTTGATGCCACAGGAAATAGAATAAGTGGAGGACTTGGCTGTGCTTCTTGTCATGCTGCTCCAGAATTTGACATAAATCCTAATAGTAAAAATAATGGTATAGGAGGATCTATTAATGGTGGATCAGATTTTACTATTACCAAAGCCCCTAGCTTAAGAGATTTAGTCAAAACAGATGGAACTGTAAATAGTCCTATGATGCACACAGGAGTTATTACAACTTTACAAGCAGTTATAGGTCATTACGGAAACTTAACTCATGCTGCTGTAAATAATCCTAATCTTGATAACAAATTAAAACCTAATGGTTTTGGACAACAACTTCATCTTAATACAACTGAGGTTAATGCTGTTATTGCTTTCTTAAAAACATTATCTGGAACTAATGTATATACTGATCCTAAATGGTCTACTCCTTTTAAAACTTAA
- a CDS encoding RluA family pseudouridine synthase, whose protein sequence is MKIVSDKNNLNVLYEDNHLIVINKRVGDIVQGDKTGDKPLSEVVKEYIKEKYNKPGEVFLGVVHRLDRPTTGIVLFAKTSKALSRLNDLFKNRETQKTYWAVVKNKPDQKEATLIHYLKRNPQKNTSKAYIKEIPDSKKAILDYKIIKELNNYFALEINLQTGRHHQIRSQLSAIGCPIKGDLKYGFDRSNIDGGIHLHARNLQLIHPVSKEKINIIAPVPDDVIWKSIE, encoded by the coding sequence ATGAAAATAGTTTCAGATAAGAATAACCTAAATGTTCTGTATGAAGATAATCATCTAATTGTAATTAATAAACGGGTAGGTGATATAGTACAAGGGGACAAAACGGGTGATAAGCCTTTGTCAGAGGTAGTAAAGGAATATATCAAGGAAAAATATAATAAACCTGGGGAAGTTTTTTTAGGAGTAGTACATCGTTTAGATAGGCCTACAACGGGAATTGTGCTTTTTGCTAAAACATCAAAAGCATTAAGTAGACTTAATGATCTTTTCAAAAATAGAGAAACCCAAAAAACCTATTGGGCAGTAGTTAAAAATAAACCAGACCAAAAGGAGGCAACTCTTATACATTATTTGAAAAGAAATCCTCAGAAAAATACATCTAAAGCCTATATAAAAGAAATCCCGGATAGTAAAAAGGCTATTTTAGATTATAAAATTATAAAAGAATTAAATAATTATTTTGCTTTAGAAATAAATTTACAAACAGGACGACATCACCAAATACGATCACAATTAAGTGCTATTGGTTGTCCTATAAAAGGGGACTTAAAGTACGGATTTGATAGAAGTAATATAGATGGTGGAATTCACTTACACGCACGTAATTTACAATTAATTCATCCAGTATCAAAAGAAAAAATTAATATTATAGCTCCTGTACCTGACGATGTTATTTGGAAATCAATAGAATAA
- a CDS encoding ATP-binding protein, with translation MMLVDDCGIGKTACAKHISRKMKNTFYVDCSQAKTKQQFIRLIAKTVGIDNAGKYIDVKANLKYYLTTLEKPLIILDEAGDLEYSAFLEVKELWNGTDGVCGWYMIGADGLRSKIEKGISGKKVGYAEIFSRFSDEFIKLVPNGKTERQAFYSDLIGTVASANVEDQTKVKPLINKCINKEATLRYLETLIKIGA, from the coding sequence ATGATGTTAGTTGACGATTGTGGAATAGGAAAAACGGCCTGCGCAAAACACATCAGCCGAAAAATGAAAAACACCTTTTACGTTGATTGTTCCCAAGCTAAAACCAAACAGCAGTTTATTAGACTTATTGCAAAAACTGTGGGTATAGACAATGCCGGAAAATATATTGATGTAAAGGCAAATCTAAAATACTACTTAACCACACTTGAAAAACCTCTTATCATACTTGACGAGGCTGGAGATTTAGAGTACAGCGCATTTTTAGAAGTAAAAGAGTTGTGGAATGGTACCGACGGCGTTTGCGGTTGGTATATGATTGGAGCCGATGGGTTACGCTCAAAAATTGAGAAAGGTATCTCAGGCAAAAAAGTTGGTTACGCCGAAATTTTCAGCCGTTTCTCTGACGAGTTTATCAAACTGGTACCAAACGGAAAAACAGAAAGGCAGGCTTTTTATAGTGACCTAATTGGAACCGTCGCAAGTGCCAACGTGGAAGACCAAACAAAAGTAAAACCTCTTATAAACAAGTGTATAAACAAAGAGGCGACACTTAGATATTTAGAAACCCTGATAAAGATAGGAGCTTAA
- a CDS encoding Mur ligase family protein: MALILKQIVTALSCEFIELDSSILINTISVDSRSHQNAESTLFFALVGPHHDAHQYIETLIAQGVKSFVVQTVDEKWLGKANFLKVVDTLEALQLFAAYYRSLFSFPVIGITGSNGKTIVKEWLNFLLSPDYTIIRSPKSYNSQVGVPLSIIGINEMHNLGIFEAGISTVNEMRNLQKIIQPTIGILTNIGSAHDEGFLNISQKIREKLKLFDKVEVLILNKSQVIEDCLNKSIKTFTWSTEDKSADVFFQKKIIGQNTIFTLFIRILVLKYNFLS; this comes from the coding sequence ATGGCTCTGATACTTAAACAAATTGTAACAGCATTGTCGTGTGAATTTATAGAATTAGACAGTTCTATTTTAATTAATACAATTTCAGTAGATAGTCGATCACATCAGAATGCAGAATCTACACTTTTTTTTGCTCTTGTAGGACCCCATCATGATGCGCATCAATATATAGAAACTTTAATAGCACAAGGAGTAAAATCATTTGTAGTACAAACAGTTGATGAAAAATGGTTAGGTAAAGCTAATTTTTTAAAAGTAGTAGATACCTTAGAAGCTTTACAATTATTTGCTGCTTATTATAGAAGTTTATTTTCATTTCCAGTAATAGGAATTACAGGTAGTAATGGCAAAACAATTGTAAAAGAATGGTTAAACTTTTTGTTAAGTCCAGATTATACAATTATAAGAAGTCCAAAAAGTTATAATTCACAAGTTGGAGTACCTCTTTCAATAATAGGTATTAATGAAATGCATAATTTAGGAATTTTTGAAGCAGGAATTTCTACTGTTAATGAAATGCGTAATTTGCAAAAAATAATTCAACCAACTATAGGGATTTTAACTAATATTGGTTCAGCTCATGATGAAGGTTTTTTAAATATTTCTCAAAAAATAAGAGAAAAATTAAAACTTTTTGATAAGGTTGAAGTTCTAATTTTAAATAAAAGTCAAGTAATAGAAGACTGTTTAAATAAGTCCATAAAAACTTTTACATGGAGTACAGAGGATAAAAGTGCTGATGTATTTTTTCAAAAAAAAATTATTGGTCAAAATACTATTTTTACCCTTTTTATAAGGATTTTAGTTTTAAAATACAACTTCCTTTCATAG
- a CDS encoding DegT/DnrJ/EryC1/StrS family aminotransferase gives MDLKKINEPYEMLFQDKLQELLQSGWYILGKEVTLFEKQFARYCESSYCVGVGNGLDAITLTFLAYIEKGSLSKGDEIIVPANTYIASILGIIQAGLIPVLVEPEIDTYTLDPSKIEEKITSKTRGLLIVHLYGQLAHMDAIMKISCHHNLLVIEDCAQAHGLKFKGNHTRTFSFYPGKNLGALGDGGAIVTDDEFIAKTIQKLRNYGSSKKYYNELKGFNSRLDELQAAFLNIKLPKLDCDNNARRRIADSYLKNIQNSKIILPKITAITEHVFHVFVIRSKERDVLQKYLEDKGIQTLIHYPVPPHKQEGMSEWNHLSFSITEQIHDEILSLPISPVMSEEEVNYVIKILNAF, from the coding sequence TTGGATCTAAAGAAAATAAATGAGCCTTATGAAATGCTTTTTCAAGATAAATTGCAAGAATTATTGCAATCAGGATGGTATATTTTAGGAAAAGAAGTGACTTTGTTTGAAAAACAATTTGCTAGATATTGTGAATCTAGTTATTGTGTAGGAGTAGGGAATGGACTTGATGCAATAACACTTACTTTTTTAGCATATATAGAAAAAGGTAGTTTAAGTAAAGGAGATGAAATTATAGTACCAGCTAATACTTATATAGCTTCTATTTTAGGGATTATACAAGCGGGTCTTATCCCGGTATTAGTAGAACCTGAAATAGATACGTATACACTTGATCCTTCTAAAATAGAAGAAAAAATCACCTCTAAAACAAGAGGTTTGTTGATCGTTCATTTATACGGTCAATTAGCTCATATGGATGCTATTATGAAAATAAGTTGTCATCATAATTTGTTGGTCATAGAAGATTGTGCTCAGGCTCATGGCTTAAAGTTTAAAGGAAATCATACACGTACTTTTAGTTTTTACCCAGGTAAAAATTTAGGTGCTTTGGGAGATGGAGGGGCTATTGTGACAGATGATGAATTCATTGCAAAAACTATACAAAAACTACGTAACTATGGCTCTTCAAAGAAGTATTATAATGAATTAAAGGGTTTTAATTCTAGATTAGATGAATTACAGGCTGCATTTTTAAACATTAAGTTGCCAAAATTAGATTGTGATAATAATGCGAGAAGGAGGATAGCAGATTCTTATTTAAAAAATATTCAAAATTCTAAAATCATTCTTCCTAAAATTACAGCTATAACAGAACATGTATTTCATGTATTTGTTATTAGGTCTAAAGAACGTGATGTGTTACAGAAATATTTAGAGGATAAAGGAATTCAAACACTTATCCATTATCCTGTTCCACCGCATAAACAGGAAGGAATGAGTGAGTGGAATCATTTAAGTTTTTCTATAACAGAACAAATTCATGATGAAATACTTAGTTTACCAATAAGTCCTGTAATGAGCGAGGAGGAAGTGAATTATGTAATTAAAATATTAAATGCTTTTTAG
- a CDS encoding S24 family peptidase, with product MIVDRILQIIDFKGISKNKFYNETGLSNGFLDKVKDVGASKIENILNTYPDISPDWLLMGKGAMTKSEGNIAIPANGVVTGIPLVAVTAIGGFGNSTFSISNQDVRDYYVIPKFKTKKIDFMIEVEGSSMYPKYSSGDIVACTVINESSFIQWNKTHVIATKNQGIIIKRVKKGSTDNTLCMISDNQSYDPFEVPKEEIVGFALVVGVIRLE from the coding sequence ATGATTGTTGATAGAATTCTGCAAATAATTGATTTTAAAGGAATTAGTAAGAATAAATTTTATAATGAAACCGGTCTTTCGAATGGCTTTTTAGACAAAGTAAAGGATGTTGGGGCGTCTAAAATTGAGAATATACTCAATACATACCCGGATATTAGCCCCGATTGGTTACTTATGGGAAAAGGTGCTATGACTAAAAGCGAGGGAAATATCGCAATACCTGCAAATGGTGTTGTAACCGGAATTCCTTTAGTTGCAGTAACGGCAATTGGTGGATTTGGAAACTCGACTTTTTCAATATCAAATCAAGATGTTAGAGATTATTACGTAATACCAAAATTTAAAACCAAAAAAATTGACTTTATGATTGAGGTTGAGGGTAGTAGTATGTATCCGAAATATAGTAGCGGGGATATTGTGGCCTGTACTGTGATAAACGAAAGCTCTTTCATACAATGGAATAAAACCCACGTTATAGCAACAAAAAATCAAGGTATTATTATCAAGAGAGTAAAAAAGGGCTCAACTGATAATACTTTATGCATGATTTCTGACAATCAAAGTTATGATCCGTTTGAAGTGCCAAAAGAGGAGATTGTCGGCTTCGCGTTAGTTGTTGGAGTTATAAGATTAGAGTAA
- the rsmI gene encoding 16S rRNA (cytidine(1402)-2'-O)-methyltransferase, which yields MSKLYIVPTPIGNLEDMTFRAIRILKEVDYILAEDTRTSGKLLKHFEITTPMQSHHMHNEHKTVDQIVQRLQTGQNIALISDAGTPAISDPGFLLTRACIENGIEVECLPGATAFVPALVNSGLPNDKFVFEGFLPDKKGRQTRFLQLTEETRTIIIYVSPHKLIKTLTEFVQYFGPDRLVSVSRELSKLHEETVRGKAEEVLKHFETKPPKGEIVICIAGKAK from the coding sequence ATGAGTAAATTATACATAGTTCCTACACCTATTGGTAATTTAGAAGATATGACTTTTAGAGCTATAAGAATTCTAAAAGAAGTAGATTACATATTAGCAGAAGATACGCGTACGAGTGGAAAACTTCTTAAACATTTCGAAATTACTACTCCTATGCAAAGTCATCATATGCACAATGAACATAAAACAGTTGATCAAATAGTACAACGCTTACAAACAGGGCAAAATATAGCATTAATTAGTGATGCTGGTACTCCTGCCATCTCTGACCCTGGGTTTTTATTAACACGTGCTTGTATAGAAAATGGTATAGAAGTAGAATGCTTACCTGGCGCAACAGCATTTGTCCCAGCATTAGTAAATAGTGGTTTACCTAATGACAAATTTGTTTTTGAGGGTTTCTTACCTGATAAAAAAGGAAGACAAACCCGTTTTTTACAATTAACTGAGGAAACCAGAACGATAATTATATATGTTTCACCTCATAAATTAATTAAAACATTAACTGAATTTGTTCAATATTTTGGTCCTGATCGTTTGGTAAGTGTTTCTAGAGAACTTTCTAAACTTCACGAAGAAACAGTAAGAGGTAAAGCAGAAGAAGTATTAAAACATTTTGAAACAAAACCTCCAAAAGGTGAAATTGTAATTTGTATAGCAGGAAAAGCTAAATAG